Proteins encoded by one window of Lactobacillus sp. ESL0684:
- a CDS encoding MetQ/NlpA family ABC transporter substrate-binding protein, which translates to MARKRRKHLLIGIIACLCLLVSGWFSFGPGIANNNSREVTIGVVGQSKAEAAIWHKVDQKAQRDYGIKVKTKVFTDYNQPNKALKNGDIDLNAIQTTTFMHTWSKANHTKIVSLGQTYIAPIRLYSKKYHKLNQLPQGATIAIPSDAATESRALYVLKNAGLIKLRPSHKLKTIADIIQNRQNLKIKEVSDEQCARIIDSVSAVIVNNDFAIPAGLGPKETIYTEPINHDSAGAINNICARADQKDNSDYAKVVKCYQTAETKRLYRKYYGDMQQAVWDVKLN; encoded by the coding sequence TTGGCTAGAAAAAGAAGAAAACATTTATTAATTGGGATAATTGCTTGCTTATGTTTATTAGTTTCCGGATGGTTTAGTTTCGGTCCTGGGATTGCTAACAACAATTCACGTGAAGTCACAATTGGCGTAGTTGGTCAAAGTAAGGCTGAAGCAGCTATTTGGCACAAAGTTGATCAAAAGGCACAGCGGGATTATGGAATAAAAGTAAAAACTAAGGTTTTTACTGACTATAATCAACCTAATAAGGCTTTGAAAAACGGCGATATCGATTTGAATGCTATTCAGACCACAACTTTTATGCATACTTGGTCTAAAGCAAATCATACTAAGATTGTTTCACTGGGGCAGACTTATATTGCACCAATTAGACTTTACTCAAAAAAGTATCATAAATTAAATCAATTACCTCAAGGAGCAACAATTGCAATTCCGAGCGATGCAGCTACAGAATCTCGGGCACTCTATGTTTTAAAAAACGCTGGGTTAATCAAGTTAAGGCCATCTCATAAATTGAAAACGATAGCTGATATTATACAGAATCGACAAAATTTAAAAATTAAAGAAGTTAGTGATGAGCAATGTGCTCGCATTATCGATTCTGTTTCTGCAGTGATTGTTAATAATGATTTTGCAATCCCTGCAGGCCTAGGACCAAAAGAAACGATTTATACTGAGCCTATAAATCATGATTCAGCAGGTGCAATTAATAATATTTGCGCCCGTGCTGATCAAAAGGATAATTCGGATTATGCCAAAGTAGTTAAATGCTATCAAACAGCTGAAACTAAGCGCTTGTATCGCAAATACTATGGTGATATGCAACAAGCCGTTTGGGATGTAAAGCTAAACTAA
- a CDS encoding dihydroorotate dehydrogenase, with amino-acid sequence MTKISVSLPGLNLKNPVMPASGTFGFGDVAAAKKFDLNELGAVVLKTATLKSRLGNPQPQVAVLGTGGVLNSVGLTNPGAKVVAQEKLPTLREQYPDLPIIASVGGGDKAEYVAVAQILASSQPNALEINFSCPNVARGGMTIGVQPELVESITAAIKQSVDLPVYVKLTPNVTDITIIAQAAAAGGADGLSLINTVMGLEINLKSRKPVLGNNVGGLSGSGIKPLALYQVQRVRKVTDLPIIGMGGITTAQDVAEFMLAGANAVAVGSAHFNDPLACVHIIQELPQVLADLGVSDINDLVGQVSFN; translated from the coding sequence ATGACTAAAATAAGTGTAAGTTTACCGGGACTTAATTTAAAAAATCCAGTTATGCCAGCAAGTGGCACTTTTGGTTTTGGCGATGTTGCTGCCGCTAAAAAATTTGACTTGAATGAATTAGGAGCAGTAGTGCTTAAGACGGCTACACTAAAATCGCGTCTAGGCAATCCGCAGCCGCAAGTTGCTGTTTTGGGCACTGGTGGGGTATTAAATTCAGTTGGGCTAACTAATCCGGGAGCAAAAGTGGTGGCTCAAGAAAAGCTCCCAACTTTGCGTGAACAATATCCTGATTTACCGATTATTGCTAGTGTAGGTGGCGGTGATAAAGCAGAATATGTTGCTGTCGCGCAAATACTGGCAAGTAGTCAGCCTAACGCTCTAGAAATCAATTTTTCTTGTCCCAATGTAGCACGTGGCGGAATGACAATTGGGGTGCAGCCAGAATTAGTTGAATCAATTACGGCAGCTATTAAGCAAAGTGTTGATTTACCAGTTTATGTTAAGTTAACTCCTAATGTGACAGATATTACGATAATTGCACAAGCAGCTGCAGCTGGCGGTGCCGATGGTTTATCGTTAATTAATACGGTAATGGGGCTAGAGATCAATCTTAAATCGCGTAAACCAGTCCTTGGCAATAATGTTGGCGGTCTCTCAGGCAGTGGCATTAAGCCACTAGCTCTCTATCAAGTGCAACGTGTTCGCAAAGTGACGGATTTACCGATTATTGGCATGGGCGGCATTACTACTGCTCAAGATGTGGCAGAATTTATGCTGGCTGGAGCTAACGCGGTGGCTGTTGGCAGTGCTCATTTCAATGATCCACTAGCTTGCGTTCATATTATTCAGGAGCTGCCGCAAGTTCTGGCGGATTTGGGAGTTAGCGATATTAATGATTTAGTTGGACAAGTTAGTTTTAATTAG
- the pyrR gene encoding bifunctional pyr operon transcriptional regulator/uracil phosphoribosyltransferase PyrR, with protein sequence MAKEIWDALAMKRALTRITYEIIERNKGTENLVLVGIKTRGVYLAQRIHNRIQQLEGVDVPLGQLDITLYRDDRHDASLKQDPIVNSEAVGVDIADQHVVLVDDVIYTGRTVRAAMDALMDLGRPSSIAVAALVDRGHRELPIRADFVGKNIPTSMSEQVAVKVTEIDNQDSVELKTLPK encoded by the coding sequence ATGGCAAAAGAAATTTGGGATGCGTTAGCGATGAAGCGGGCGTTAACTAGAATTACCTATGAAATTATTGAACGCAATAAAGGAACTGAAAATTTGGTATTAGTCGGGATTAAGACTCGCGGTGTTTATTTAGCGCAACGTATTCATAACAGAATTCAGCAGCTAGAGGGTGTTGATGTACCGCTAGGCCAACTTGATATTACGCTTTACCGTGATGATCGCCATGATGCTTCTTTAAAGCAAGATCCAATCGTTAATTCGGAAGCGGTTGGTGTTGATATTGCTGATCAGCATGTAGTCCTAGTTGATGATGTTATTTATACCGGACGTACGGTTCGTGCAGCTATGGATGCGCTCATGGATTTAGGACGTCCAAGTTCAATTGCTGTGGCTGCTTTGGTAGATCGGGGACATCGTGAGCTGCCAATTAGAGCAGATTTTGTTGGTAAAAATATTCCTACCTCAATGAGTGAACAAGTAGCGGTTAAGGTGACGGAAATTGATAATCAGGATAGTGTTGAACTAAAGACATTACCAAAATAA
- a CDS encoding aspartate carbamoyltransferase catalytic subunit, with protein sequence MKNKNIVALPHFVSVEDLSTTKVQALIDRAEYFKAGGTSPKLTEPVYVTNMFFENSSRTHTSFEMAETKLGLTAIPFDPAHSSIKKGETLYDTALTMAALGINLAVIRHPENEYYEKLINPAATEHLNLGIINGGDGSGQHPSQCLLDMMTIHEHFGHFAGLKVAIVGDITNSRVAKSNMVLLTKLGAQVYFSGPEYWYDQEFDQYGQYCAIDELVDKVDVMMLLRVQHERHADDPNEAEFDKVKYHEQYGINVKRYAALKDNAIIMHPGPINRGVELASELVEAPKSMFVRQMENGVFMRMAMIEAVMRGRGLGGL encoded by the coding sequence ATGAAAAATAAAAATATAGTTGCTTTACCACATTTTGTTAGTGTAGAAGATTTAAGTACAACTAAGGTGCAGGCATTAATTGATCGCGCAGAATATTTTAAAGCCGGTGGCACTTCTCCTAAATTAACTGAGCCAGTTTATGTTACCAATATGTTTTTTGAAAATTCTAGTAGAACACATACTAGTTTTGAAATGGCTGAAACTAAACTTGGTTTAACTGCTATTCCATTTGATCCAGCCCATAGTTCAATTAAAAAAGGTGAAACTTTGTATGATACTGCCTTAACTATGGCGGCTTTAGGAATTAACTTAGCAGTTATTCGGCATCCTGAAAATGAATATTATGAAAAATTGATTAATCCGGCTGCTACTGAACATCTTAATTTAGGCATTATTAATGGTGGCGACGGCAGTGGTCAGCATCCGTCACAATGTCTGCTAGATATGATGACGATTCATGAACATTTCGGTCATTTTGCAGGGTTGAAAGTAGCGATTGTTGGTGATATCACTAATTCGCGAGTTGCCAAAAGTAATATGGTGTTATTGACTAAACTAGGTGCGCAAGTTTATTTTTCAGGTCCAGAGTATTGGTATGATCAGGAATTTGACCAATACGGTCAGTACTGCGCAATTGATGAGTTAGTTGATAAGGTCGACGTTATGATGTTGTTGCGAGTACAACACGAACGTCACGCTGACGATCCCAACGAAGCTGAGTTTGATAAGGTAAAATATCATGAACAATATGGGATTAATGTTAAGCGCTATGCTGCACTTAAAGACAATGCCATTATTATGCATCCAGGTCCAATTAATCGTGGTGTGGAATTAGCTAGTGAATTAGTCGAAGCTCCTAAGAGCATGTTCGTACGTCAAATGGAAAATGGCGTTTTCATGCGGATGGCGATGATTGAGGCAGTCATGCGTGGACGCGGATTGGGAGGCCTGTAA
- a CDS encoding dihydroorotase has product MTTVIKNGQLYLAGHIVNGDLLLENGKIAAIGKDLTAEQVIDATDKLVTPGLIDLHVHYRDPGQTEKENVRTGSLAAAHGGFTTVGAMPNVVPVPNTPELLQQMVANNHQNGLVHILQYGPITVNETGDQLPDYAGLKMAGAFALSNDGKGVQNAQTMYLAMQQARVQNLIIAQHAQDDALFNLGVINAGAKAQEFSVRPISELAETTQIARDLLLAQKTGVHYHVCHVSTKTSVELIRQAKQSGINVTCEVTPHHLLLNETDIMRDDSNYKMNPPLRSQADQAALINGLKDGTIDMIATDHAPHTAQDKAGGFKRAAFGITGSEAAFSQLYTHLVKPGILSLFQLIDLFTNKPAQAFNLPHAGTIEIGEPADLAIFDLKHSSKLQVEDYLSKGRNTPFTGDQVFGQTAMTLVDGKIVYQRKGN; this is encoded by the coding sequence ATGACGACAGTCATCAAAAATGGGCAACTGTACTTAGCTGGACACATTGTTAACGGTGATTTATTACTAGAAAATGGCAAAATTGCTGCAATCGGTAAAGACCTTACGGCTGAACAAGTAATCGACGCAACTGACAAACTAGTAACTCCTGGATTAATCGATCTGCATGTTCACTACCGCGATCCTGGTCAAACCGAAAAAGAAAATGTGCGAACTGGTTCACTTGCAGCAGCTCACGGTGGTTTTACGACCGTCGGGGCCATGCCGAATGTAGTGCCAGTTCCTAATACTCCAGAACTACTTCAGCAAATGGTAGCCAATAATCACCAAAATGGCTTAGTGCATATTTTACAATATGGACCGATTACCGTTAATGAAACGGGTGACCAATTACCAGACTATGCAGGTCTAAAGATGGCAGGTGCTTTTGCCTTAAGTAACGATGGTAAGGGGGTCCAAAATGCTCAAACCATGTATTTGGCTATGCAACAAGCGCGCGTGCAGAACTTAATTATCGCTCAGCATGCGCAAGATGATGCGCTATTCAATCTGGGAGTAATCAATGCCGGAGCTAAGGCGCAAGAATTCTCAGTGCGACCAATTAGTGAACTCGCTGAGACTACCCAGATTGCCCGTGATTTGCTATTAGCGCAAAAAACTGGCGTGCATTATCATGTTTGTCATGTTTCCACTAAAACCAGTGTGGAATTGATTCGGCAAGCTAAGCAAAGTGGAATTAACGTAACTTGTGAGGTAACGCCACACCATTTATTGCTAAACGAGACAGACATAATGCGGGATGACAGTAATTATAAGATGAACCCACCATTGCGCTCACAAGCAGATCAAGCTGCTTTGATTAATGGCTTAAAAGACGGCACCATTGATATGATAGCGACCGACCACGCCCCCCACACTGCTCAAGATAAAGCAGGCGGCTTTAAACGAGCTGCTTTTGGCATTACTGGTAGCGAAGCAGCCTTTAGTCAGTTGTACACGCATTTAGTTAAACCAGGGATTTTATCTTTGTTCCAGTTAATTGACTTATTCACGAATAAACCTGCACAGGCGTTTAATTTACCACATGCAGGCACGATCGAAATAGGTGAACCAGCTGATTTGGCCATTTTTGATTTAAAGCATAGCTCAAAGTTACAGGTAGAAGATTATCTGTCTAAAGGACGTAATACGCCATTTACTGGTGACCAAGTCTTTGGACAAACCGCTATGACACTAGTTGATGGCAAAATCGTTTATCAGAGGAAGGGAAACTAG
- a CDS encoding carbamoyl phosphate synthase small subunit produces the protein MRYLILEDGSIYAGEGFGSQRQTNGEVVFTTGMTGYQEAITDQSYAGQILVFTNPLIGNYGITLADYESLEPGIAGVICHQVARQPDNWRMQTSFPEFLTSLDIPGIQGIDTRALVKKLRVHGTMRGQIADSSAQAAAIAEKLTNSNPVRKIVEQVSTTKAYPVPGSKRNVVVVDFGLKNSILRELAQRDCNCIVVPYTTSAAKILALHPDGVLLSNGPGDPQEMLSACEMVREVEKKIPLMGICMGHQVFALANGAQTYKMKFGHRGFNHPVREIATKNIGFTSQNHGYAVQADSIDPSRLRVTHVEVNDGTIEGLQHKQYPAFSVQFHPDSTPGPHDEVGLFDYFMQMIDQERNQTNA, from the coding sequence ATGCGTTATTTAATTTTAGAAGACGGCAGTATCTATGCTGGTGAAGGTTTTGGTAGTCAAAGGCAAACTAATGGCGAGGTAGTTTTTACTACGGGGATGACTGGTTATCAAGAAGCGATTACTGACCAATCCTATGCTGGACAAATTTTGGTATTTACGAATCCATTAATTGGTAATTATGGCATTACGCTAGCCGATTATGAGTCACTTGAGCCGGGAATTGCAGGTGTTATCTGTCATCAGGTCGCGCGCCAGCCTGATAATTGGCGAATGCAAACTAGTTTTCCAGAGTTTTTAACTAGTTTGGATATTCCTGGTATCCAAGGCATCGATACTAGAGCGTTGGTCAAAAAACTCCGGGTTCATGGCACTATGCGGGGACAAATTGCTGATTCAAGCGCGCAGGCAGCTGCAATTGCTGAAAAGTTAACGAACAGTAATCCAGTACGAAAAATTGTTGAGCAGGTTTCCACTACCAAGGCCTATCCTGTTCCTGGTTCAAAGCGCAATGTCGTTGTGGTCGATTTTGGTTTAAAGAATAGTATCTTGCGTGAGCTTGCACAACGTGATTGTAACTGTATCGTTGTGCCTTATACTACTTCTGCTGCCAAAATCTTAGCATTGCATCCTGATGGGGTCTTGCTGTCAAATGGCCCGGGCGATCCGCAGGAAATGTTGTCGGCTTGTGAAATGGTTCGTGAAGTTGAAAAAAAGATACCGCTAATGGGAATTTGTATGGGACATCAGGTTTTTGCTTTAGCCAATGGTGCACAGACTTATAAAATGAAATTTGGGCATCGTGGTTTTAATCATCCAGTAAGAGAAATTGCTACGAAGAATATTGGTTTTACTTCGCAAAATCATGGTTATGCAGTACAAGCAGATTCAATTGATCCTAGTCGGCTGCGTGTGACACATGTTGAAGTTAATGATGGCACGATTGAAGGCTTGCAACATAAGCAATACCCAGCTTTCTCCGTGCAGTTTCACCCAGATAGTACTCCGGGACCGCATGATGAAGTTGGACTGTTTGATTATTTTATGCAAATGATTGACCAAGAAAGGAATCAGACTAATGCCTAA